The Pseudopipra pipra isolate bDixPip1 chromosome 4, bDixPip1.hap1, whole genome shotgun sequence DNA segment TTCCTGGAGTGTCGAAACACCAGCGAGCATCCTTCACTTCATTGTGTGTGAACTCCTCCCTTTTCTCACGCTTCTTAGGGGAATGTTTGGGATCTTCATCCATGCTGTAGGAGAGCATGTCAGGATCAAATTCAACCACAGGGCTAGCCTTCTGCTGTTGAAATGTTCTTCCAACTCTTCCTGGATTAAAATGAAAGGTTTCCtgttaattaaaatttattaactTGCCTTTCCCTCAATTGAACATCTGCCCCTTTCCTAGCTTAAAAGATGCATATCAGTAACATAAAGGTGATAAAGACACTATGTGACTAGAAATTTGTGCATTCAAAAGCCAAAATGATAAGAAATCCTTTCTATAATTCTTGTTTAGGATTCCTCAAGCCCCAAAATCTCAGCAGGGACCAGATCACAGACACTCCATTATTTCCGATTAACGGTAAAGCAAGCTGCCTTCTTTTTTCAGTGCCTCAGACTTCCAAACACAAAATTATTGCAAAAACAGAGCTATCTTCTGTAAACTCCCTCTTTTGGGCACATACTGAAGTGATGTAGAACCACCATAATCTGCACCCCAAAACAtgactatttaaaaattaaacttgttttcttccttcaggAATGAGAGATGGTCCATAGTGCAATGTCCTTGTAAACTACTAAGTTGTCGGAATTTGCCAGCTTAGTTCAGACGGGAGGTGCATTGCGCAGAGGAAACTTCTGCAAGGCTACTACAGCAGCTAACAAGTAAGTACCCAAAAGAAGTGCTAATGATGCTGCTTTTTGGAGGAGATACAGGTCTTGCTCCCATTACTCTGGGAGCAAACAGCagtcaaaataaattaaaagcaagcTTGGAAATTTTTTACTACTTCTACAGATAACATGTTCTTCCAGTAATTAAACGGAAATGAGTTCTTATCAGCGTGGGAAGGAATTACTTGCAAACAGCTGGATTCTACAGCAAACTAAGGAGTTAACAATCCTTTGTGTAATGCAATATTACACAAAGAGTGTAATATTGAGTGGCAATACTGTTACTCAGGCAATACTCACCCACCAGGTAGCCTTGCTTTTTAAGGTGATTAAggtactttttttcttcactgcttAACTCATCTTCTGTTTTTGTTGCCTCCTCtttcagcctctcctgccttcgGAATATTCTGTCACATGTAGGATTAATAATAGGAAATTTCAACAGGTTCAGTGttgttcctggaaaaaaaacccagaaggtACCTTTGGGTCTCTTGACTAACTGGTACATTTAAGCTCTGAcgaacaagaaaaaaaaattgcttctccAACTTTTTGGTGAAACACAGGAACACAAAGTCAGAGGTTGAACTACAGGTGCTCCCATAAACTACCAGCTTCTAAAGTCAGGGCAGCAAAAAGGAGCCATCCACCGGCTTGAGACCTGCTCTCACCTTTAGTTTGGTGAAGGATCTCAAAGCCAAGTGGTGCTAAGACTGACTTAATACATCTCAGGCAAGTCTCACCTCCAGGCAGCTTGGTTTGGCCTACAGATGCTCACCAGTCCACCTCCTGGATTCTCTGAACTGGAGGACACCCCTAACTGATAGGAACAGGACAAGGCGCGTGGATCAGGCACCATCCCCACTGGCAAGGGAGCATGCAGGCCAGCTCTGGTTTACTGGGCCCCTTAGTGCTCCAGGATGTGCAGCACTCTCAGCACATGCCTCCCACACCTGCTGCCCCAAGGAATGACAGAATCAACGAGGTTGGACAAAACCTCtgagattatcaagtccaatCTATGATCGAAAACCAACAAGTAACTAGtctgtggcactgagtgccacattcagtctttccttgaacacctccaggaacggtgcctccaccaccaccctgcGCAGCCCATTCTAATGTCTAATcaccccttctgtgaagaaattcgtcctgatgtccaacctaaacctcccctggcacagcttaatactatgtcctcttgtcccgTCACTGGTTGcctggcagaagagaccaagccccacctgcctacaacctctgttcaggtagttgtagagagtgagaaggtctcccccaagcctcctcttctccaagttaagcagccccagctccctcagccacttccCAAGAGGTGACAATCTAAAGCATGGTGCAGCTCAGGAGCTCACTGCCCACCACAGGGGTGCTCGGGGTGGCGGGTTCCCGTCTGGCGACAGGTTCTTACACAGGGATGGCCGAGGGCAGCCCAGAGACCCAGGGGCTCGATGGCCCCGGGGAAGGAAGAGCGGCGTTCCCTCACCTGGCCAGGGGGACACAGTGGCCCTGTCGACGATGTCCGGGGCGCGGGACTTGCAGTAGTCGGAGCGCAGCAGGGTGTTGAAGAGCGTGGACTTGCCGGAGTTGGTGGCGCCCAGCAGATACACGTCCCCGGCGCACTTCCAGGAGCGGTGCAGACGGCTGACCAGCCCCTCCATGCCGAAGCCCGTCTTGGCGCTCACCAGCCGGATATCCACCAGCGCGGCGCCCGCCAGCCCGGCCCGGGCGCAGGCCTCCGCCACCCTCTTCCGCAGCCTCCCCAGGTGCCCGGGGGCGTCCGCGGGCAGCAGGTCCACCTTGTTGCCCACCACCAGCACGCCCGAGGCGGGCACGCCGGGGCCCAGCAGCGCCGGCACCTGCGGCAGCACCGGGTCGGGCAGCTCCAGCACGTCAAGCACGTAGAGCAGCAGCGGCCCGCGGCCGTGGCGGGGCGGCCGGCGCAGCGCCTCGCTCACCACCCGCCGGTGCTCGTCGGGCGGCAGCTGCAGCCGCAGGGCGCGCCCGTAGTGCGCCAGCGCCCAGCACCGCTGGCACACGGCGCCGCGCAGCCCCGCCGCGCCCTCCGACAGCAGGCTGCGGTACTTCTCGGCCGGCATGAACCCCGGCGCGCCGCCGTCCGCGCACTGCAGCTCGGCCCCGCAGCCCGAGCAGCTCACGCCGCTCAGCGGCACCGACGGGTCGGGCACGCCCGGGATCCCCGCCGCTGTGCCCCGAAGCCGCCGCTGCCTGGCCGGCTCCCGTTCCCGCCGcggctcccgctcccgccgcggctcctgctcctgctcccgctcccgctcccgctcccgccgcggcgccgccgccgcctcagCCGGGTCCGGCTCATACTCGAGGAACACGAAgcgctcctcctcctccccgccgCCTGCCACCGCcggccccccgccccgccgcagccgccgcaCGGGAGCGCGGGGCTGTGCGCGGGCCAGGCGGGCCAGGAGCGGCGGGAGCAGCCGGAGCATGGCCGGGACACCGGGGACGGCGGGGCGGGACACGCGTGCCTGACGTCACGGCGCGCGCGGGCGCCTCGCGGGAGACGTCAGAGGGCGCGCAGCCGCCTTCCCGCCGCTCGCCGCCGCCATCGCGCTCCGTTCTCGCCGCTCCTCTCGCCCCCCGCCCGGCCGCCGCTCGCGCCTCCGCCCGCCTCCACCATGTACGACGCGGACGAAGGTGaggccttccccccccccttttttctttttttgccctcccccccctttttctcccGTCCGTCCCGGCAAGGCGGGCAGGGGCGGCGCGCGGGGCCCGCAGGAGCCGGAGGGATGCTACGGGCGCCGTGGGATCTTCCGTaggagctgggagtgggaggATGGGCCGGTCGCGGTGGGCTCTTCGGCGGGAGCCGGACggccacagaatcacagaatcaattaggttggaaaagacctctgagatcatcgagtccaacctttgacctaaCACCGCCTTGCCTActagaccatagcactaagtgccacatccagtctcatcttaaaaacctccagggacggtgactccactacctccctggggagcccattccagtgcccgatcactctctctgtaaagaacttcttcatgtccaacctaaacctcccctggcgcagcttaagaccgtgccctcttgcctgggagaagagaccggCCCCCACccggctacaacctcctttcagatagttgtaaAGAGTGATGCGATCTCCCCTGAgtcccctcttctccaggctgaacagtcccagctccttcagctgctcctcatagggcctgtgctccagtcccttcaccagcctctttgcccttctctggacctgttccagcacctcgatgtccttcctaaactgaggggcccagaactggacacagcactccagatatggcctcaccagtgccaagcaGAGGGAAAGAATCACTTCACTGGTCCTACTGGGTTCAGTActcctgatacaggccaggatgccattggccttcttggccacgtgggcacactgctggctcatgttcagcttcctgttaATCAGAAAAtgagctgtgggtgctgctggggtgcTAGAGGGTCTCTCAGCTGGCCAGGAGGGACACTGAGGTGGTGATGGGAGCCTGGCTCACATGCTGTGCTTCTTTCCCCGCAGATATGCAGTAtgatgaggatgatgatgaaatcACGCCTGACCTGTGGCAAGAAGCCTGCTGGATTGTCATTAGGTGACTGACTAAAACTCACTGTTCTTTAACCCTTTGATGCATGTGCTCTCAGCCTCACAGGTGGTGTCTGCTTTGCTGGGAACACATCCTGAGACCTGCAGGCTTGATTATGCTGAATTGTGTGTTGTAGCAACGTTCAGAGCAGAAGGGCTTTAAGCAAAAACAGAAAGGTTGTCATGAGGGATGAAGAACCCCCGCTGATCCCTCGGCGGGGGGGACACTGTTTTCAATTAAGTAAGAGGTGGTTTTGGTTCCATATCAAGCACATGATTTTGTCCACTAATGGACACACAGTTGTGATGGGACAGAAGCTGAGGTAATGTAGGTTCCCTGGCTCACTTCAGTAATACCTCACTGAAGCAGAGGAGCTTACTGGCAGGAGCTGATGCAGCAGACATGTTTAGTTAATCCCATCAAAAGTTAGGATGCAGGGCTTCAAATTTAGGCTTTGATTTTTACAGTTAGGTTGTGCTGGGTTGGAGTTAGGTGACCCAAAGGCTAAGGGAAATCTGGAGAAGGAGTGAAGCTGGCACAGGGGAGATCCAAGCCAAGAGGAGTTCTGAGAACTATTACTTGGACTTAGGGGCATGCTCTCAGTTTACTGCAGCTTGGAAAACTagttaaagcaaaataatttacGGACGTGGTTGGTAAAACTTTATCTGAAGCCGCTTTCACTGAGGTTTGTCATCATAATTTAAGATATACTGTGCGTGCAGTCATGGCCTAGCCAGGAGGTGGCAGCACATCTGTCACTTTGTAGTGTCTGTGTCTTCAAGCAGTGAGAGAATTGTTAAACGTTTTTGAACATCTGTGTTTGAAACTCATGCCTTGGGATAAGTGAATGTGTTTGATTCTCTGCTGCATTTCATGGCTTTTGTAGGTTTTGTTATAAATCTTAAGCTTGTTGATGTGTGAAATACTTGAATTAAATTAAGATTTCTTGTTCATTAATGTACTTTTTTTGATTTTAGCTCCTACTTTGATGAAAAGGGTTTAGTCAGGCAACAGTTGGATTCTTTTGATGAGTTTATTCAGATGTCTGTGCAAAGAATTGTTGAAGATGCCCCACCAATTGATTTACAAGCTGAAGCCCAGCATGCCTCAGGAGAAGTGGAAGAGCCGGTAAGTGGAGAACCCTGGCAGAGATGATGTGTTTTTACAGTCAAAATCATTTTACATCGGATTTATTCAGGCCCTGTCTCAAGAGATGGAAGTACATCTGAATTATGCTGCTCATGCAGTCAATAGGACAGAAGGATGAACTCCTTGGAGTCTGAGATATGTGGCTAAGTTGTCATACAATCAGATATTTGACTGAGAAATGTGTGCAAGAGCTTTGTTATCTGTGGAATTGAACTTCCCTGTTGTATAGAGTTACTCTGTCCTGCTGGTTGAGAAGTGACCAAGAACAATTGGCTTCTGATATTGTCAATTACTGTGCCAAACTGCATGGACAGAGATGTGGTAGAGCAAGTCAGGTAGCCAAAAGCAAGATTTGGTTGGATTTTGATTTTCAGTAGCTTTAGCATGGCAAGAAAGGTTTATGGCTGAAATATTCTGTCAGCTTTCTTCAGCTGAAGTTAGGTCAGGGTTTTCAAAGGTTGCTACTAAGGGCCTCTCTTGAACAACCAAAATGGATGTTTCTTCCATTACAAGTAAGTGTATTCTTGTTTTCCAGCCCCGGTATCTGCTGAAGTTTGAACAAATCTATCTCTCCAAACC contains these protein-coding regions:
- the NOA1 gene encoding nitric oxide-associated protein 1 isoform X1 — encoded protein: MLRLLPPLLARLARAQPRAPVRRLRRGGGPAVAGGGEEEERFVFLEYEPDPAEAAAAPRREREREREQEQEPRREREPRREREPARQRRLRGTAAGIPGVPDPSVPLSGVSCSGCGAELQCADGGAPGFMPAEKYRSLLSEGAAGLRGAVCQRCWALAHYGRALRLQLPPDEHRRVVSEALRRPPRHGRGPLLLYVLDVLELPDPVLPQVPALLGPGVPASGVLVVGNKVDLLPADAPGHLGRLRKRVAEACARAGLAGAALVDIRLVSAKTGFGMEGLVSRLHRSWKCAGDVYLLGATNSGKSTLFNTLLRSDYCKSRAPDIVDRATVSPWPGTTLNLLKFPIINPTCDRIFRRQERLKEEATKTEDELSSEEKKYLNHLKKQGYLVGRVGRTFQQQKASPVVEFDPDMLSYSMDEDPKHSPKKREKREEFTHNEVKDARWCFDTPGIVKEDCVLNLLTEKEVKLVLPTVAIVPRTFILKPGTTLFLAALGRIDYLQGEKSAWFSVVASNLLPVHITTLSNADAIYEKHAGRELLKVPMGGEERMKEFPPLVPQDITLKGIGTTEAVADIKLSSAGWVAVTAHAEEELLLRAYTPKGTALVVREPPLLPYISSIRGSRIAGTAAYRTKKPPSLVENLKTTGSR
- the NOA1 gene encoding nitric oxide-associated protein 1 isoform X2 → MLRLLPPLLARLARAQPRAPVRRLRRGGGPAVAGGGEEEERFVFLEYEPDPAEAAAAPRREREREREQEQEPRREREPRREREPARQRRLRGTAAGIPGVPDPSVPLSGVSCSGCGAELQCADGGAPGFMPAEKYRSLLSEGAAGLRGAVCQRCWALAHYGRALRLQLPPDEHRRVVSEALRRPPRHGRGPLLLYVLDVLELPDPVLPQVPALLGPGVPASGVLVVGNKVDLLPADAPGHLGRLRKRVAEACARAGLAGAALVDIRLVSAKTGFGMEGLVSRLHRSWKCAGDVYLLGATNSGKSTLFNTLLRSDYCKSRAPDIVDRATVSPWPGTTLNLLKFPIINPTCDRIFRRQERLKEEATKTEDELSSEEKKYLNHLKKQGYLVGRVGRTFQQQKASPVVEFDPDMLSYSMDEDPKHSPKKREKREEFTHNEVKDARWCFDTPGIVKEDCVLNLLTEKEVKLVLPTVAIVPRTFILKPGTTLFLAALGRIDYLQLATRREKHGHFSFLTQTSEEFARESN